A DNA window from Luteolibacter luteus contains the following coding sequences:
- a CDS encoding efflux RND transporter periplasmic adaptor subunit: MKSPLLRQIILGLLRCVLTLAVTLAGVHAARSCWTHYRTEPWTRDGRVNAEIVRIVPEVSGKIVQLHAKDNQLVNRGDVLFTIDTESLSLALREAEATLATREADLSLKKEQAERRKTLANVKAISAEEHNNAISAVAVAQAAVDAASATRDLAKLNLERSTVVSPVNGYVTNLHLRQGDYATAGQEQLAIIDRDSFWIAGYFEETKLAAIHSGDSAQIELMGGSRPLTGHVESIARGISDEAITGKGLANVDPVFNWVRLAQRIPVRIQLDQLPADVFLSSGMSCNVRIVNSDPNNTTEESSFAYLFPKR; this comes from the coding sequence ATGAAATCCCCGCTCCTTCGACAAATCATCCTGGGACTTCTGAGATGCGTGCTGACCCTCGCCGTCACTCTCGCCGGGGTCCACGCAGCGCGCTCGTGCTGGACGCACTACCGCACCGAACCTTGGACACGCGACGGCAGGGTGAATGCGGAGATCGTCCGCATCGTCCCGGAAGTCTCGGGAAAAATCGTCCAGCTCCATGCCAAGGACAACCAACTCGTGAACCGCGGCGACGTGCTCTTCACCATCGATACCGAAAGCCTCTCGCTCGCCCTGCGCGAAGCGGAAGCCACGTTGGCCACCCGGGAAGCCGATCTTTCCTTAAAAAAGGAACAGGCCGAGCGCCGGAAGACCCTCGCAAACGTGAAGGCGATTTCCGCCGAGGAACACAACAACGCGATTAGTGCCGTGGCCGTGGCCCAAGCCGCCGTCGATGCAGCAAGCGCGACCCGTGACTTGGCGAAGCTCAATCTGGAGCGCAGTACCGTGGTCTCACCCGTGAATGGCTACGTGACCAACCTCCACCTCCGCCAAGGCGACTACGCCACCGCCGGACAAGAACAACTCGCCATCATCGACCGCGATTCCTTCTGGATCGCCGGCTACTTCGAGGAGACCAAGCTCGCCGCGATCCACTCCGGCGACAGCGCGCAGATTGAGCTGATGGGAGGCTCGCGCCCGCTGACCGGCCACGTGGAAAGCATCGCCCGCGGCATCTCTGATGAAGCAATCACCGGGAAGGGCCTGGCCAACGTTGATCCTGTCTTCAACTGGGTCAGGCTCGCGCAGCGCATCCCAGTCCGCATCCAGCTGGACCAGCTTCCCGCCGATGTCTTCCTTTCTTCCGGCATGAGCTGCAACGTGAGAATCGTGAACTCCGACCCTAACAACACGACGGAGGAATCGAGCTTCGCCTACCTCTTTCCAAAGCGGTAA
- a CDS encoding DUF1656 domain-containing protein codes for MESEIFGIYFSSIVPRFLLCLALWIPLHQIFAVLRIQRWVYFPALFHLSIFLILLAGLTFLWNP; via the coding sequence ATGGAATCTGAAATCTTCGGCATCTACTTCTCGTCGATCGTGCCGCGTTTCCTCCTCTGCCTGGCCTTGTGGATCCCGCTTCACCAGATCTTCGCTGTCTTGCGGATCCAGCGCTGGGTCTATTTTCCCGCGCTCTTCCACCTCTCTATCTTCCTCATCCTGCTGGCAGGCCTGACCTTCCTCTGGAACCCCTGA